The stretch of DNA GCCCCAACAGGAAAAGGAGTCAAATCCAAATCCGTTGTGTTATCGCCCTGTGCCACCTCACGAGTTTGGTGATAAAGGATGCGACCATTGTAGTCGTAGAGGTAAATGTCGACCGTTTCGGCTTTGGAGGTGAAGAGGATGTTGACCACGTCTGTCGTTGGGACGGGGTAGAGTCGGTAAACTGTAAGCAAAGAAGATTCGCCAACGATGTCTGCGACCAAATCGTTTTTGCCGCCTCCACCGCCGTTTGACAAAGTAGTGGCAGCCTCGTCATCTTCGACAGCCGACGAACCGTTGCCGTTGGCGGGCGTAGAATCAATGTCCGTTTCGTTGGCGGCAATCACTTCCGCAAAAGCGGTGATGTCGGTGCCAGGATTGAGCGTGAACAAGGTCAATTGAAGCATAGCCGTTTCGTTGGGTTGGAGGATGCCGATGTTCCATTCTTGCGTCCAAAGGTTGTAATTCCCGATGCTCTCGAATTTGGAGGTGAACGCCATGCCATTGGGGATTTGGAAGTCGACGACTACGCCCGAAGCTGCGGCTGCTCCGTTGTTGGTTACTTCTAAGGTAAAGTCCACGTTTGTCCACGGAACCACGTTGGGATTGCTTGCCGTTAAAGTGGCTTCTAAGTCAATGTCGGTACTGCCTTCAGGACTGATAGAAGTGCTGTCTTCGTCGTCTTCATTCGGTGTTTGATTCGAGTCATTGCCAGGCGTAGAATCCACATCATCGGGACTTGCGGTCATGACCTGTGCAAAGTTGGTAATCGTTGAAGGAATATTGTTGACGGTGGCGTTGATGTCCAAAGTTGCGGTTTCATTGGCGGCTACATTGCCGATAGTCCAAGTGCCGTTTGTGGAATTGTATGTGCCTTTTGAAGCCGTTGAAGTATTGAAGGTCAAGCCGCTGGGAAGTTGGTCGGCTACGGTTACACCGATGGCATCCGCAGGGCCTTTGTTGGTGACGCTGATGGTGTAAACGATTTGGTCGTTTACGCTTGCGGTACTTTTGCTGGCGGTTTGGGTCAATTCCAAATCCACAAAATTGCTACTGTTGTCGGGCAAGACCACCACGCTGTCCTCATCGTCCTCTTGTGGCGTTGTGCCGTTGTTGCTGTCGGGCGTAGAGTCCACATCGGTTTCGTTGGCGGTTTTGACCTGTGCGAAATTGGTCATTGGCAATGCGATGGCATCAACTGTAACGTTGATGTTGAGGGAAGCGGCTGCTCCGATTCCGAGCGAGCCAATATTCCAAATTCCCGTTCCATCGTTGTAGCTGCCTTTTGAAGCGGTCGAACTATTGAAGGTCAAATTGGAGGGCAAAATGTCTTCAACGGTTACACCTGTTGCAGCCGTTGTTCCGTTGTTTACGACCGTTATTTGATAGGTGAAATTGTCACCTGCTTGTGCCGAACTGACGCTTGCAGTTTTGCTCAATGCCAAGTCAATTTGGTTGTTGCTGCTGCCTGCAGGAATAATCGTTACAGAACCTTCGTCGTCTTCGGTCGGCACGCCTGAACTGTTGTTGGGCGTAGAATCGGAGTCGTTTTCGTTGGCGGCTTTCACCTGTGCAAAATTGGTAATAGCAGCACTGTTGTTCAGCGTAAACAATACAATGTCAAGGGTTGCAGTTGCCCCTGCATTGAGACTACCAACTGTCCAAAGTCCTCCCCAAAAATTGAAGTTCCCTTGTGATTCGGTTTTGCTGGTGAATGCCAAACCTGCGGGAAGTGCATTTGCTACCGTGATGCCTGTTGCAGTAGCGGGGCCCTTGTTGGTGACAGAAACCGTGTAGGTAATGTTTTGGTAGAGGTTGAATTCGCTGACGTTGCAGACAATATCGAGTTCTAAGTCAATGTTATTGCCTGTTGCTGGCGGATTGACTGTTGCAGCAGCTTCGTCGTCCTCGTTTGGCGTATTGTTGGTGTCATTTCCTACGGTCGAATCGGGGTCAGTTTTGTCGGAAGTTTCGACTTGTGCAAAGTTGGTGATGGCTGCGGCGATGTTGACTACGGTGACATTGATGGTCAAAGTTTCGCTACTGCCATTCGTGAGCGTGCCGATTGTCCAAAGTCCTGTATTGCTGTTGTAGCTTCCCAAACTTGCAGAAGAAGTATTGAAGGTCAAGCCACTCGGCAAGAGGTCTTCAACGCTTACATTTCCAGCATTGGCAGGACCATTGTTGGTAATCGTTAAAGTATAAGAAAAAGAATCTCCAATGTCTGCGTTCGCAACACTTGCAGTTTTGGTGAGCTGCAAGTCTGCAAAGTCGTTGTTGCCGCTTGGCAAAACGGTGACACTTGCCATATCGTCTTCACTCAATACGCCATTGTTAGGTGTAGAATCCACATCTGTTTGGGTCGTTGAAGTGACTTCTCCTGTCGCTGCAATCACGCCTTCTGCAATGACCTGCACATTGACCAACAAGGTTCGGGTAACATTGGCGTTGAGGTTGCCGATGTTCCATTCTCCTGTGTTGGCATTGTAGGTCGTTTGGTTGTTGGTGCTGTTCAAAAATTGAAGGAAAGCGGTTGGTATTGGAAAAGCCGCTTTTACATTGGTCGCATTGCCAGGGCCTTTGTTGGTGACATTGAGTGTATAGGAAAACTGGTCGCCTATTGCAGCTTCTGAAACGCTTGCATTCAAAGTGAGTTCGATGTCCACGTTTTGATTGCCGCCTACACCACTTGTGATGGTTGCAGCAGCTTCGTCGTCTTCAATTGGCGTTTGTGTGGTATTGTTGTCGGGAGTCGAATCCACATCTGTTTCATTTGCAGCTTTTACTTGCGCCAATAACGTGAGGTTTGCAGTGGTATTCAACACAAAAAGGTTCAAATCCAAAGTTGCACTTTCGCCACTCGGCAAGGTGCCGACATTCCAAATTTTCGTCCAAACGACATAATTTCCCTGCGATACAGTCGAACTCGTATAAGCCAATTGGCTTGGAAAAGGTACAGAAACGGTCACTCCCGTTGCAGTATCGTCGCCATTGTTGGTAAGTGTAAGTGTGAAAAGGTTGTTGGTAAAAATGGTGTACTGCAATGGGTTGGCGGTCATGCTCAATTCCAAGTCTATGCCATTTGAAGTGCCGTTGTTTACTTCAATGGAATAACTCGCTGTGCTTGCAATCGGATGTCCATCTCCATCACTCAAATCAACGGTGACATTGTAGTTATTGGCGGCATTGAAGGAGTGCGAAGGCATGGCATCTGTACTGGTATTTCCATCGCCAAAATCCCATAAGTAATTGACTTGTGGTGCGGTGGCAATGATAGGGTTGCTTGCCGTAAAAATCACATTTTGACCCACTGTGGCAGGGTTGGAACTTGCCGAAATGGTCGTAGCGGCTACGGTGCTGCAATCGGGCAAAACAGTAATGGAATCTCGTCCACTCAATCCGCTTGGGTCAGTGACGGTCAAAACAATCGCATAACCATAAAACTCACCGTCACAACCTACGGGCGTAACCGTTGTGGTGGTTGTAGGGTTGTTGTCTATAGGTTCAGGATGGCTATGGTTGGCGTGCAATAAGAAGGTTTGCCAAGCATAAGTCAGTTGGTTGTTGGAACTTTCGGCATCATTCACATTGGCAGCTAAGGTGTAAACCGTTGGTGCGGTCATCGAAAACAAAGAACCATCCGCAACGCTGGTAATCGCTACGTTTGGTGCAGTGTTGTTGATATTGATATTTGTCGTGGTTGAATTAGAGAGGTTTTGATTGTCTGTCACCATCAACTTTGCTGTGAAAGCCGTTGGAGTGGCAGAGGTGTAAGTGTGGTTAGGATTAGGGATAGTGCTGGCTCCGCCGTCACAGCCGAGTGCATAGGTGACGGCAGCGGTGAATAGTGTCCAGCTGGTTGTGGTTGCTTCTGAGGCAGTTGCATCTGAAAAGTAAAAACCTACTCGGCGTGCAGGGGCGGTTAGTCCTTGCATTTGGTCGCCAGCATTGTAGGCAAATATGACTGCTTGACTGCTATTGCCTACAATGGTGGCAATTTTTGAGGCAGTGGGTGCAGGCGTTCCCCACGTTAGGGTACTTGCAGCTTTGGCAATGGTTTGATTGCCAGTCAATGCAGATGCAATAAAATGGTTTGAGTTCGCAATGGTTAGTTGCGTTTGGTTATTGATTGAGCCATAGGTTGAAGTACTTGTGCTCGTCATTTTCATATCGTCAAACAAAAACGGCTCCCATACAAGGACGGGAACGGGGGTATCTCGAAATTTGGTGTTTACATCGGACGAATTGCAGGTAGAACTAATCACTACTAAGTTTTTGCCATTGGCATTGCTCGTTTGAGAAGTGGGTGCGCTAACAACAGTAACGGTATGTCCCAATGCTTCTAAACGTTTTTTTGCAGCAGCATCGCCATTGTTTAAACTAGTATTTCCGACTACAAACAAGATTTGTTTGCCTGTGCTGCAATTGTCATCTCCAAAAGTCCAATAATAGGATAATGGCCCATTTTCAGGGTCATTGGATTGATTGCCTGTGAACTGCACGTTCAATGGGCTGCTCCCATTACTTGGATTGGCGGATGCTATTGCAGTCGGTGGTAGGTTGATATTGCCTGTGTAGGTTATTTTTCGAATTTCACTTGGATAATTTACAAAGTACAAACTCCCATCAAACGGATGCGCTTCAATATCTACGAAAATGGGGCCATTCTCGTAGAAGTTTCTCGCATAAGTCGGCGTATTGTTGCCATCAAAATCGAAGTTCTTAATCCATCTTTTGCCATAATCGGCTTGAAAATAGGTGTTTTGGTATTCAACTGGAAATTGATTATCAGTGTACCACGCACCTCCAACGGCTGCATTTCCTCCAAAGGTTATGCTACCTCCAATCGGTGAACTTCCTGCATCCAAATTGGTTTCGGTAGCTGTATTTCCACTGAATGTTCCTGTTCTTGCAGGGCTGTTTCCATGTCGCCAATCTATTTTTGGACGGTCATGGAAAAAAGTAGGAACGTTGGTGATGTTTTGACCACTGTTGCAGGGATTCGCAAAATTGCCACTATTCGTTGGAGTTTCTTGTTTTATTAGGTTTTGGAAGTAGAAAAATTGTTGGGTGCAGCCTCCTGTTCCGTACAAAGGATTGGGTGCATCTTTGTTGGGAGTCAGAGCATTATTGTATCCACTGTGGTAGGTCAATCCTTCAAAAATAGGCCAGCCAAAATTTTGTCCCGCTTCGGTAGCTACATGCAAATCTTCCCATGTGGACCAACCCACATCTCCAATGTAGAGATGACCAGGATTGCCGTCAGCAGGATTCGTGCTGCCTGTGTTGGGGCGCAAAGTAAAGCGGAAGGGATTGCGTAGGCCCAAAGAATATACTTTGGATTTGGCAGAATTGGGGTTTCCCGCATCGTAAAATGGATTGCTCGGAATACCTGCACCTGTTGCAGGGTTTATCCTCAAAATTTTTCCATTGTAGCTGTTCACCATTTGCGAGCGAAATGCGCCTACGTTTTCTTCTGGTCGAATGATGCCGTCTGCAATGGCTTGACTCCAATAGGTTTCGGAGGCACTTCCCACATCGGTCGAGCTGTAACTTGCGCCATCTCCAGAGGAAATCAAGAGTGTTCCATCTTTGCCGAATACCAATGAACCTACGGTGTGTGATTCGTGGAGGCAGGGGATTCCTGTGGAGGCTGTTGCGCCCAAAATGACATTTCGACTGCCCGCAACGGTGGTGGTGAAATTGGTGGCGGAATTGGCGGTATAGCGGGTGACACGCATGATGGTGGCACTGTAATATTCGTTGGTTGTCGAACTGTAATTACCTGTTCCATAGTACTTCAAGTGGTGTCTGTCCACTAAATAATAGAGGTAAAAATATCCGTTGGTCAAGAAATTGGGGTCTAAGGCAAAACCATTCATTCCGTGGTCTCGCCAATTGCCGACTTCTTCTCCTATGTCTATTAAGGTACTGATAATGTTGCCACTGTTGTTAAACACATAGACTTTTCCGCCTTTTTCCCAAGCGAACATGCGTCCGTTGGCATCAAAGGCTACACCAACTACTTGGTTGAGACTACCATTGACGAGTTGGTCGGAGAAATCGGCTGGAAGTTGTGCCTGAATTGGTGGGGTAATGAAAATGGTTGAGAGTATAACTAAAACTAAAAACCAAGATTTGAAACTGAAATAGTAGTGTTGCTTCATGACTTCAGATTTGAGCACCTAATGAATTAATAAAATTAAAATCTAACAGTTGCCTGAAGATTTTTCTTCGATAGATATGGTAAAATGCTTTGTATCTGAAAAGTGGAGGTAGGTGATTGGTCTTATTTTCTGTGGTAGGTTGGTAAGTTACGGTTTTATGGTGGAAAGGTTACAAAATTGCTGCCAAGTTTTGGGGGGCTTGACTATGAAGGGGCGAGGTTTTCTGGACGAGGTTTCGCTTCAATTCGCTTCAAACGTTGGCGAACTTTTCAAGTGTCGCCAAGTTTTTCGCTGGGTTTGGGGATGTTGCCGAAGTTGATGTAACGGAAAACTCGCCAACATCTGAAAGATTTGGCGACGTTTGGAGTGGTGTTGCCGTTCAACTGTTGTGTCGAGTAGGTCGGGGGAATTTCACCCCCAGCCTCTCACAGAACCGTACGTGAACCTCTCGACTCATACGGCTCTTCTCATTCAGTCTAAATCGTATAGCCATGCCGCCAGTGAACAAATAGATTCGGTTGTCGTTTCTGCAATTGCTTTAAAGCTTTGTGAGCTTTGCGCCAACTGCCCTTAAACCGTTTGTAAGTGTTCCTTGCCCATCGTATTAGCCGAATATTGAGTACTGAGAATATTTTCCACATGACCGATTTTCGGTATCGACCATAGTAGTTTATCCAGCCTTCCAACTTTCTATTGAGCATTTTAGCAAGACCGTAGATAGTTGTACCCGTGCGCCTTTGTATTCCAAGTTGCCTGAGTTCTTTGATTATCCGCTGTTTTGCTTTGTTGCTGATAGCAGGTGTAAAACTGTAAAATACCCGATTATCTCGACTATTCTTACTTTTCCTCGCTTTGAAATCATAGCCCAGAAAAGTAAACTGCATGGGTTTGTCTGTTGATTGCTTGCGATTACTGTCTCGACAATACACTATCTTGGTTTTGTCGGGATGTAATTCAAGTTTACAGGCTTGTAGTCGTTCCCGAATTTGACTCAACACATATTCAGCTTGTCGCTCACTTTGACAGTGAACAATGATGTCATCTGCATATCTTTCAAATGATAAACTTGGGAATTGCTTTTCCATCCATTTATCAAATCCATAATGCAAATATAGATTGGCTAATAAGGGACTAATAACACCTCCTTGAGGTGTACCTTTCGTTCGCTCTCGCTTCGTGCCATCTTTTGTGATTACACTCGCCTTTAGCCATCTATCTATATACATCAACACCCATTTCTCGTCCGTATGACGATACAGTGCCTTAAACAACAGCTCATGATTCAGTTCATCAAAGAAACCCTTTATATCCAAGTCAATCACCCAATCTAATCTCCAACAATGCTCTTTAGCTACTCCAATCGCTGCATGTGCAGAGCGATTCGGGCGATAGCCATAAGAACTGTTGTGAAAACAAGGTTCTATCTTTGGTTCTAAATGGTCTTTAACTACCTGTTGGGCGATGCGGTCTAAAACCGTGGGTATACCCAACTTACGTGTTTTGCCATTTCCTTTCGGTATTTCCACCTCTTTGACAGGAGGTGGAAAGTAACTACCTGAGCTCAGTCGATTCCATAGTTTATACAGTTGGTTGGATAAGTCTGTCTCTAAATCAGATAAACTCATTCCATCCACTCCTGAACCGCCTTGATTCGTCTTCACTCGTTTATACGCTGCCCATACCATCTGTTTGGTAATAGGCTGTGACTTTGTTTTAACCATCCTAATCCTTCCTTTTTTTTTTTTTTGAGGTTGTTAAAATATTAAAACGTAAATGAGCTATGCCCTTCGCTCCAATCCCATTACAGAATCTTCAACACTACTATGACATAGTCCGACTCGAACATCTTACTCTTTCTCAGAGTATTGTCATAGATGTTCGTCTCTCCTGTTCCATCATTGAGCCTATATGAAAGTCCTGCCACTTATACACCGCTCACCCTTTAGCCAGTAAACAGGTTGCCGCTAAAGTTATCACGAAATGACCCTGATTTTCGCTTTTGACGAGGTCGGTTGGTTGTTTCGATGCTTCATCAGTGGTTCACTTGCGTTCAGCTCTTTCATACTTACCTGACTATTTAGCCAATAGCCTTTTCCTTCTGCGCTCAGTACCTTAACTTCACAGTTAAAGCACCCGAAGGTGGTTTGAAGGCGACTCCTGTAAGTAGCCTTCGGAGGGTCGTTTCCTCCATCTCAATGATAGCATTGCTCTATGAGCATTCAGGACACACCAAGGTCTGCGACCGTTGACAAAGTTTCACTAAGGAGGGGAAACTTTTATATTTATCTTCTTGTTTTTATTATAATTTTGTTTAAATCTAAAAAATTGTCTTATGCACTTCAATGTGCAATACATTACCAATCAATCGGGTGAAAAACAAGCAGTTTAGCCGACAACAAAAGGCAAATTTTTGTTGTTGGAAATACAATACAGAAAATAGATTTTTTTAAAAAAACGAAAGTAAAATGCTGATAAATAACACATTGTTCAATAAAAGGATTACAATTGACCCAAATATCTGTCATGGAAAACCCTGTATAAGGGGATTGAGATATCCTGTTGAAAATATATTGGAGTTATTGGCTTCGGGAATGACGCACAGCGAGATACTTGAAGATTACGAAGATTTGGAGGAGGAAGACCTCTATGCGAGTTTGCTTTTTGCGGCTGAATTATCAAAAGTTAAAAATATCAGTCGGTTAGTCGCATGAAATTTATCGTAGATGCACAGTTGCCGAAAAAACTATCTGCCTTTTTAGTTTCTCAAGGGTATGATAGCATACACACTTTGGATTTGCCCAAAAAAAACGCTACTTCAGATGAAGAAATAAATAATCTTTCAATGTCTGAAAATCGGATAGTCATATCAAAAGACTTTGATTTTTACAACCGCTATTTGGTGAAGGTAGAACCTTATAAATTACTACAAATATCGACAGGAAATATAAGTACCAACCAATTGATAGATTTGTTTGATAAAAACTTAGACAAGATTGTAGAGGAGATTTCTTATAATTTTGTTGTTGAAATTACTCGTAACTCATTGATTACTATTTTGTAATTTTTGTTTGAATCTAAAATTCCGTTGTCTTTGCCGCCGATGCGGCATCCGCCTCGCATCTTGCTTGCAAAGACCACTCCATTCCACTCTTTTCTTGCTCTACTTCTTCTTGGCTCAAAAAAGAGGATACCCTTATAAACTGTAGGCTAAGCGGAAGCCGCCGTAGCTGTCGTACCTGGAGTACGGATTGCCGTTGAACCGATTGGCAACACGACAAAACCCCGAAGAGTCGTCCCAGCTACCGCCTCGCAAAACACGATTCGAGCCACTTTCATTTGCAAAATAATCTGTAATTAAAGTGTCTTGTGGATAGTCTTCATACGAATCAAAACACCATTCCCATACATTTCCACTCATATCATATAGTCCTAATTCATTCTCCTTTTTAGCTCCAACAGGGTGCGTTCGACTTCCACTATTTCTATAATACCAAGCGACTTCTTCAATATTATCTCCTCCAGAATAAATTGTATTTTTTCCATTTTTTCCTCCTCTTGCAGCATATTCCCACTCTGCCTCGGTTGGCAGACGATAACCCTTTTTAGTCGGTATGTTTTTTGAAAAACTTGTTTGCCAAATAAGCAGGGTCGGTTTCGGTAGCATTGGGAATGGTCAGATAACGTTCGGCAATGTAGCTTAAATCGTTGATTTTGTCGGCTTCATAAGCGGTATCGTTTTCCTTCAATTTCTTCGCCAATTCATGCGAGAATCCAGTGGTCAGAGGCATTTCTTCACCGCCTTTCTGCATCGTGCTGATGCCTGGCCCTAAGAGCAAAATACATTCTCTTTGCTCAATTGCCTTTATGAGTTGTTGCCATTGGTCGCTGTTCATGGTGTATGGGTTTGTTTACCATGACAATATAGGAAAAATTGTGTGGGATATTTTTTGTTTGTTGATGGAAGTTTGGGGAATAAATTCTGTTTTACAATTTTGTGACATTATTTGTTTCGAAAACAACTGGAAGCACTCCGAAAACAAACCCTTCTTTACGATGATATTTCGGATAGTATGCGTGAGGCTGTACAGATGGAACAAAGCGAAAACCTCCTCAAACTTTAATGGAGTTTTTAGATTTTTACTAAATCATTCTCCAAACTCACTCCTCCAAATTTGCAACGTTTCCAAGGTCTTTTCATCCGCTTCAATATTTCTCAATTCACCCAAACTTGCAGGAATAATCATTCCTTTGATTTTAATTTTGACATAATATTCGCCTCCTTCAAAATCATCTTCGCTTGTTTCGTTTCCAATAACCTTTACTTTTTTCCAATGGCTTTTACCACTCCTTTTACGTACCCAATATTCGGCAGTAAATGGATAGTGAAGATTTTCTTCCATATAGATTACCCAGCCCATGTTGGCTTCATCTTTGGAGTAACAATCTACAACAATTTGGTAATCAATAATTTTTTGGATTTGTTCTGGTGTTAATTTCATTTTTTACGTTTTGATTTGCACAAATATAAAAATTTGAAAACAAAAAAACTCCCTCAAAACCATCCATAGGCTTCAAGGGAGTTTCTATCATATACTTCAACCGTTGTCAAAGCTCCAAGGAAAAAAATCTCTCCTCCTCCTCTCTCCGTTCAATTCCAAAATCCATTGAAGAAGAAAATTCCTCTGTGTTCAGCCTATTGCTTCAACACTTTTGTTCTTACGCTTCCTTCCTCCGTTTCCATCGAAACAAAATACCA from Chitinophagales bacterium encodes:
- a CDS encoding DUF433 domain-containing protein is translated as MLINNTLFNKRITIDPNICHGKPCIRGLRYPVENILELLASGMTHSEILEDYEDLEEEDLYASLLFAAELSKVKNISRLVA
- a CDS encoding DUF5615 family PIN-like protein, giving the protein MKFIVDAQLPKKLSAFLVSQGYDSIHTLDLPKKNATSDEEINNLSMSENRIVISKDFDFYNRYLVKVEPYKLLQISTGNISTNQLIDLFDKNLDKIVEEISYNFVVEITRNSLITIL
- a CDS encoding calcium-binding protein, whose protein sequence is MKLTPEQIQKIIDYQIVVDCYSKDEANMGWVIYMEENLHYPFTAEYWVRKRSGKSHWKKVKVIGNETSEDDFEGGEYYVKIKIKGMIIPASLGELRNIEADEKTLETLQIWRSEFGE
- a CDS encoding SUMF1/EgtB/PvdO family nonheme iron enzyme, whose protein sequence is MLPKPTLLIWQTSFSKNIPTKKGYRLPTEAEWEYAARGGKNGKNTIYSGGDNIEEVAWYYRNSGSRTHPVGAKKENELGLYDMSGNVWEWCFDSYEDYPQDTLITDYFANESGSNRVLRGGSWDDSSGFCRVANRFNGNPYSRYDSYGGFRLAYSL
- a CDS encoding PQQ-dependent sugar dehydrogenase, whose translation is MKQHYYFSFKSWFLVLVILSTIFITPPIQAQLPADFSDQLVNGSLNQVVGVAFDANGRMFAWEKGGKVYVFNNSGNIISTLIDIGEEVGNWRDHGMNGFALDPNFLTNGYFYLYYLVDRHHLKYYGTGNYSSTTNEYYSATIMRVTRYTANSATNFTTTVAGSRNVILGATASTGIPCLHESHTVGSLVFGKDGTLLISSGDGASYSSTDVGSASETYWSQAIADGIIRPEENVGAFRSQMVNSYNGKILRINPATGAGIPSNPFYDAGNPNSAKSKVYSLGLRNPFRFTLRPNTGSTNPADGNPGHLYIGDVGWSTWEDLHVATEAGQNFGWPIFEGLTYHSGYNNALTPNKDAPNPLYGTGGCTQQFFYFQNLIKQETPTNSGNFANPCNSGQNITNVPTFFHDRPKIDWRHGNSPARTGTFSGNTATETNLDAGSSPIGGSITFGGNAAVGGAWYTDNQFPVEYQNTYFQADYGKRWIKNFDFDGNNTPTYARNFYENGPIFVDIEAHPFDGSLYFVNYPSEIRKITYTGNINLPPTAIASANPSNGSSPLNVQFTGNQSNDPENGPLSYYWTFGDDNCSTGKQILFVVGNTSLNNGDAAAKKRLEALGHTVTVVSAPTSQTSNANGKNLVVISSTCNSSDVNTKFRDTPVPVLVWEPFLFDDMKMTSTSTSTYGSINNQTQLTIANSNHFIASALTGNQTIAKAASTLTWGTPAPTASKIATIVGNSSQAVIFAYNAGDQMQGLTAPARRVGFYFSDATASEATTTSWTLFTAAVTYALGCDGGASTIPNPNHTYTSATPTAFTAKLMVTDNQNLSNSTTTNININNTAPNVAITSVADGSLFSMTAPTVYTLAANVNDAESSNNQLTYAWQTFLLHANHSHPEPIDNNPTTTTTVTPVGCDGEFYGYAIVLTVTDPSGLSGRDSITVLPDCSTVAATTISASSNPATVGQNVIFTASNPIIATAPQVNYLWDFGDGNTSTDAMPSHSFNAANNYNVTVDLSDGDGHPIASTASYSIEVNNGTSNGIDLELSMTANPLQYTIFTNNLFTLTLTNNGDDTATGVTVSVPFPSQLAYTSSTVSQGNYVVWTKIWNVGTLPSGESATLDLNLFVLNTTANLTLLAQVKAANETDVDSTPDNNTTQTPIEDDEAAATITSGVGGNQNVDIELTLNASVSEAAIGDQFSYTLNVTNKGPGNATNVKAAFPIPTAFLQFLNSTNNQTTYNANTGEWNIGNLNANVTRTLLVNVQVIAEGVIAATGEVTSTTQTDVDSTPNNGVLSEDDMASVTVLPSGNNDFADLQLTKTASVANADIGDSFSYTLTITNNGPANAGNVSVEDLLPSGLTFNTSSASLGSYNSNTGLWTIGTLTNGSSETLTINVTVVNIAAAITNFAQVETSDKTDPDSTVGNDTNNTPNEDDEAAATVNPPATGNNIDLELDIVCNVSEFNLYQNITYTVSVTNKGPATATGITVANALPAGLAFTSKTESQGNFNFWGGLWTVGSLNAGATATLDIVLFTLNNSAAITNFAQVKAANENDSDSTPNNSSGVPTEDDEGSVTIIPAGSSNNQIDLALSKTASVSSAQAGDNFTYQITVVNNGTTAATGVTVEDILPSNLTFNSSTASKGSYNDGTGIWNIGSLGIGAAASLNINVTVDAIALPMTNFAQVKTANETDVDSTPDSNNGTTPQEDDEDSVVVLPDNSSNFVDLELTQTASKSTASVNDQIVYTISVTNKGPADAIGVTVADQLPSGLTFNTSTASKGTYNSTNGTWTIGNVAANETATLDINATVNNIPSTITNFAQVMTASPDDVDSTPGNDSNQTPNEDDEDSTSISPEGSTDIDLEATLTASNPNVVPWTNVDFTLEVTNNGAAAASGVVVDFQIPNGMAFTSKFESIGNYNLWTQEWNIGILQPNETAMLQLTLFTLNPGTDITAFAEVIAANETDIDSTPANGNGSSAVEDDEAATTLSNGGGGGKNDLVADIVGESSLLTVYRLYPVPTTDVVNILFTSKAETVDIYLYDYNGRILYHQTREVAQGDNTTDLDLTPFPVGAYFVSLETEEGSVRGKIVKQ
- the ltrA gene encoding group II intron reverse transcriptase/maturase; this encodes MVKTKSQPITKQMVWAAYKRVKTNQGGSGVDGMSLSDLETDLSNQLYKLWNRLSSGSYFPPPVKEVEIPKGNGKTRKLGIPTVLDRIAQQVVKDHLEPKIEPCFHNSSYGYRPNRSAHAAIGVAKEHCWRLDWVIDLDIKGFFDELNHELLFKALYRHTDEKWVLMYIDRWLKASVITKDGTKRERTKGTPQGGVISPLLANLYLHYGFDKWMEKQFPSLSFERYADDIIVHCQSERQAEYVLSQIRERLQACKLELHPDKTKIVYCRDSNRKQSTDKPMQFTFLGYDFKARKSKNSRDNRVFYSFTPAISNKAKQRIIKELRQLGIQRRTGTTIYGLAKMLNRKLEGWINYYGRYRKSVMWKIFSVLNIRLIRWARNTYKRFKGSWRKAHKALKQLQKRQPNLFVHWRHGYTI